The window AGGTGCCGTGGAAGCTCTAAACAGGTGgctttttattgattttatgaCAATTATTTATGGTCATTAGTAAACATTATGGCGTACCTTACGTCTTATGTTGCATCGATTTTACCTACTGTCgtcttttataataaattgaatACATTGACTTTACTATTAATacctaataatattttaacaaataaagtacaatttaatgaaaattataccttgtaattttcggtcttttatttcataattttttttagaatgttaaataaattattttactgcTTTCAATATAGACTTCGAAACGCTGGTATACCGCTTAAATTCGTTACAAATACAACGAAAGAATCCGGCAATTTTTTATATGGTCGATTGACAAAACTCGGTTTTGATATTAAGAAGGAAGAAATTTTCAGTTCTTTAGCTGCAGCAAGGAAATTGATTATTTCGCGGAAATTAAATCCAATGTTATTTATTGATTCTGCTGCTAATGAAGATTTCGATGATTTAATAAGAAATGACGATAAAAAAGATGCTGTAGTAATAGGATTGGCTCCAGATAAGTTCAATTATGAAAAATTGACCAAAGCATTCAGGTATACCTTGACTATTTTACACGATGAAAATTCATGTACAAAACTTTTACTTTTGTTTGTTATTGGGAACAAATTGTTCATAATTTCAGATTACTATTAGATGGCGCATCGCTCATAGCCATTCATAAAGGGCGGTATTATAAAAGGCCAGATGGTTTAGCTCTGGGACCAGGCGCATTTATTGCTGGTTTAGAATATTCCGCTGATATCAAGGCAGAAATTGTCGGAAAACCAGCTGCAGAATTCTTCAAAGCTGCTTTGGGAGATATACCTCCAGAAGAAGCAATTATGATTGGCGATGTAAAACTATTTCACATAATGTTTAATTACtgcttcaattttcaattttttattttttaattcttttcagGACGTTAAAGATGACGTAGCTGGTGCACAAGCTATCGGTATCAGAGGACTTTTGGTACAAACTGGAAAGTATCGAGATGGAGATGAAAATACAATTACACCACCGCCTACAAAAGTATGCAGCTCTTTTGTCCAAGCTGTagaatttattcttaaaaaagaaatttaagtaGTATGATTTTGCgacaataaaagaatattatatatatgtatatttatatgttctTCTGTAttaaattagatattttatttcaatattaataattccGTAATGGGATGTGTACATAATCTAGATTAGATTCACAATATAGTTTCAAAATATAAAGAGACTATAATTATAAAGAAATCGACATAGTACTTTCTGTGatgtgaaatattacattaccAAATTTTCTTTGTTCTAACAGTAATAAAAAGTATTACAGAGATTTCTTTCGACGTATCCATCGATTAACAGTTGAGGATAGATAACTTTATAAATATTGAACGAATATCGCCTCATCGCCCAGTAGAATgtagaaaattgtagaaaatttcaTCTGCTATCGTATATTAATGAATTCTGTTTATAAATTAGGATGAATCaacatttctttcaaatttgatcATAGAATTTTCTAGATGCGAGACGATATTTCTTAGGTTCTTATATCGTTCTAAAAACAAGAGAAATAATCGTTGTAATTATGAGTTTTTACGAATATACATAATcttagataataaatattagaacTATCGTACTTAATAAGATATTGTTAAAAGCAGTTGTACAGAAAAAATCTTAgtcatttttaaaagaaatggGTGCACTGCAAGAGGTTTTGTTTAGTATAAAATTTGGCACCATTTCAtaatccttttccttttttctactTGCTCTCTTTTCTTAAATATGAGAATTAATTAACATCTTATT is drawn from Bombus terrestris chromosome 12, iyBomTerr1.2, whole genome shotgun sequence and contains these coding sequences:
- the LOC100646795 gene encoding haloacid dehalogenase-like hydrolase domain-containing protein 2 isoform X1, which translates into the protein MAKQIKMVLIDLSGTLHIDNSAIPGAVEALNRLRNAGIPLKFVTNTTKESGNFLYGRLTKLGFDIKKEEIFSSLAAARKLIISRKLNPMLFIDSAANEDFDDLIRNDDKKDAVVIGLAPDKFNYEKLTKAFRLLLDGASLIAIHKGRYYKRPDGLALGPGAFIAGLEYSADIKAEIVGKPAAEFFKAALGDIPPEEAIMIGDDVKDDVAGAQAIGIRGLLVQTGKYRDGDENTITPPPTKVCSSFVQAVEFILKKEI
- the LOC100646795 gene encoding haloacid dehalogenase-like hydrolase domain-containing protein 2 isoform X2, with protein sequence MAKQIKMVLIDLSGTLHIDNSAIPGAVEALNSSLAAARKLIISRKLNPMLFIDSAANEDFDDLIRNDDKKDAVVIGLAPDKFNYEKLTKAFRLLLDGASLIAIHKGRYYKRPDGLALGPGAFIAGLEYSADIKAEIVGKPAAEFFKAALGDIPPEEAIMIGDDVKDDVAGAQAIGIRGLLVQTGKYRDGDENTITPPPTKVCSSFVQAVEFILKKEI